A segment of the Caballeronia sp. Lep1P3 genome:
GACGCTAACATGAGAATCGGAGAACTAGCGAAGCTGGCAAATTGCACGACCGAGACCATACGCTTCTACGAGAAGGAGGCGTTGCTTCCTCCCCCGGAGCGAGACGGCGCAAACTACCGTAGTTACACCGGTAGCCACGTCGACCGCCTTCGTTTTATCCGGAATTGTCGCGCGCTGGACATGACGCACGACGAAGTGCGGGCGCTGCTGGCCGCATCTGACGTCCCCTCCGGTGGTTGCGAGAGCGTGA
Coding sequences within it:
- the cadR gene encoding Cd(II)/Pb(II)-responsive transcriptional regulator, translated to MRIGELAKLANCTTETIRFYEKEALLPPPERDGANYRSYTGSHVDRLRFIRNCRALDMTHDEVRALLAASDVPSGGCESVNALVDEHIAHVDERIEELAHLRKHLTELRQRCGGEAAVEACGIVQGLTSMDAISPRPRTTHLG